The Malus domestica chromosome 08, GDT2T_hap1 genomic interval ATATGCGTGTGTTTGCATAAAtattaaaacttgttttttCTTAATTACAAGATGGTCAGCAATTGCAACACACTTAGACGGCCGAACGGACAATGAAATCAAGAACTTCTGGAACACACatttgaagaagaagctgaTCCAGATGGGTTTTGATCCAATGACCCATCAGCCAAGAACTGATCTATTTTCCAGCTTATCTCAGCTTTTAGCCCTAGCTAACCTGCAGGATCTCATGCAGCAATATCAGCCCGCAGATCACATTAATCAACATGCTGCAACATTACAAGCAGATCAAGCAGTTCAGTTGTCCAAGCTTCAATACATGCAGCATTTACTTCAATCCGTACCTTATACAAGCAACACTGACAATTACAGGCAAAACAGAAGCACCGAGATGGAAATGGAAATGGATGATCAGGCTTTTAATTTGCTAAACTCACTTAATATTTCTCCCATCAAAGAAAACCCAAATTTTAATTCACCACAACTGGAAAATCCAAGCTCATTTTCTGATCACGGATATGGTCGTAATTCTTCTCAACCACTCCACCATCATCAAACCCAACTGCCTTATGACCTAGCAGACCCACAAGTCCCTTTCAGTTCTCTACCATCTTTGAATAACAGTGATCATGAAATGGGCCAGGGCTCCAACTTTAAAATGGTCAGTAGTCAAGAAAATAACCTACCCGATGAATCTCCATGGTTTAATAATCTTTTATCTCCTACTGCTCCCTCTATTCCTCCCTCTATTTCTCCAACCAGCAATGTTCCTGGAGATGCGTGCTGCAGCAGTTCTAGCTATGGAGGCAGAAGTAGTAATTCTTCATCCTACTGGCCTGAACTATTTCTTGAGGACGCCAATTATGGTTGACAATTCTTAGTTAAATATTATTTCACAGATTCTCCCTATATATAGTGACTTATTGCATGCATTTGCAAGCGTATATATGCCAAATACAAATACGTGTATGTCATGCATATCTATGTATACTTGTACATGTACAACTAGCTTGTATATTTACgcattatatacatatatatatggacATTATTGTTTTGGGATGAGTATTTTAAATTTACTCTCCTCCCTCTTTGTaattgtgaattatttgttcatTCGTCTGTTTAATTctcttttttataaaaactgttTTGAAAAATTTATGGTTGGACCACTTTTTACAAGAACCGGACTTTTATCATACAGTATAGTGCTAATTTCTCATCTTTTAGAAGGAAATCTTTGTGTGTAGTAATTTTTTTGTTACACTTTAATAAGTTATTAATGTGTAcgtgttaaattgtgatttgcaAGCATGTAAAAATAACTTCTTACATGTTACGAGCCAAGCACTAGTGTAAGCTTCAATTACCACATTTATGTTAAAGTCTGGTTGCTCAAATTGTTGAGCCTTATGATTACGGTATGGTTTTCGGACATAGGGCTGTTTTATTAGtcaattttaaacataaatcAATGCCCTAAGCCGCTACTTACCCCAAAATAGAGGAGTACAAATTATGTAATTCACACTTTTTTTAACTTACTAACACATCACCCATCCTATCATACGGTGTTACTGTTACTCAAGAAAACATGGCAACCCATGATCTTGGCAATGTCGCAAAATATGTTTGCAAAGTTGTGCATTTCTCACTTTCTTAAGACAATCACTAGCTGACGatgtctaatttatttattttttatcaacaaGAGGGATTCTAGAAACTCCTGTCCTCCTTGTCCTTCGTATTCATGTGAAGAGTGCTTGCTTCCTAGTCTTATGCAAGGTTTTATCTTCTCCCTAGTTTTCGATAGATTTGTGTCAAATTTACCTTGCATGGTTAGATATTTGACAAATCTGCTATTTTAGGCTTAAGCAATCACATGTTTGATAAATTTGATGGTTCTTTACTAAAAGCCAATCAAGAAAAAATCACACACTGACATGTGTTTTAACTTCTCACAACTGCCTTCGTTGCGTTCTGAGTCATTAGCTTGTACATGTGGAGAGAGCCTTATAGATGGCCTTGTATTAATGACCTGGGAAGGTGCCAGTGCCAGTGTGTCTAAGCACATAGCAATATCTAAGGTGACATGCGTTTTAACTTCTCACTACTGCCTTTGTGGTGTCCTAAGCCATTAGTACAAGGCCATGTGGAGACAGTCTTACACATGACCTTGTATTAATGGCTAGGGATAGTGATGGACTGGTGGTGAGCTCGTTCATTGAAATCTCCCTCCTCCATAGCAATATATCATTGGCTTTGAACACCATAATGACATCTTGTTGCATATAAGTGAAGAACATTCTTAGTAGAAGCAACCCGGTTATTTATAACTTTTTTGGTTGTTGAAGGCtatcatatattaattatatttaagttGGTCATGGACTCATGATTGTCAAAGCAACATAGAAATGTAAGGTTGATTAGGTTTCTTCCTCCCACCATTTTTCCCAACTGAAAGAAATAAACTTCAGCACCACCACCTAACCTATCCCATGGTTGTACACCACTCCAAGTTTTTGATGTCATCGTAATCATGTTAAAGACGTTTGTTACGTCATGGCAATCATgataaataacatttttgtgTCTAAATTCTAAACAAAGCATGGAAAGGATGGCTCTTTGTTTCCTAAAATTCAATGGCGATATTCCgcttaatttttgtattttaaaataaagaTATAATAGTTCAAATATCTGAAGTATCCCATATTATGGAACAGCGTAGAAAATTCTATTTGTTAATAGTACACGGCACTTATTCATTGCTCTGATCAGTGTATGGTCTGTGTAAATCTACTACAGAGACCAaaactttaaatcaaataatgtatcaccaataagaaacaagCATGTTAATCCACacttaattaaaaattcaacatctataaccacatcatttggtttgcaaatttagtataaaaaatttggtctccctagcatcACCCAACGTGTTTTACATCCTTCATTGTAGGAATTATTGGAACTCGATCTGGGATGCTACTCAcctagaaaaggaaaagagaataATAAGCAATGCACGAACGTAATCACTCTTGACAAAGTAGTTTTAAGTATTTACTTCTACACTTGAGGTTCTAATCCCGACCCCTTCTCCCCAGTATACCTTCACCTTGTATTTATTCTGGAAACCTTGATGGCCACAGGCCCTTGAGAGTTCAAACATGATTGACCGAAAGATAAGAGAAGACACAAAAACATAAATCTTGCTAGTTACATTACCTTAGAGCCATATGCTTATCTTAAGCATTCCTTTCTAATTATATTGGACCAAAGGTCCATCTCAACCGTTCAGATCTGCATATAGAACGATGAACGACCCACAACCATTAACAAATTATTAAGTGATTTAGCCAAACCCTCCCTACAAACTAGGGTAATTAGTACTTAGTAATCACCACCAGTGCCTACTCACTCACCACCAACCCTCCTAATGACCTAGAGCTAACTTAGTCAGTCTATCCTTTGGTCCTCTATCTAGCAAATGCTACATGTTTTATTCAGTACTCAATAGATGCCTAATTACTGAAAGAAAAGACCTATGATTGCCATTGACCATAACTATCTGAAGTTTTAGTAATCCGAAAGAGAAACTACTTGCGAGTTAATACGAAGTTTGACAAGCAGTTCTGATTACCATAAATGATATATCATTCACCATTGACATGAGATACTAAAATCAAAGCAAAATACAACCTCTACTTATAAGGTCGTACCCCCACCATCTGATAAAAGAGATGCAGCAGCCGCAGCAGCAGTAGGAACAACCCCAGTTGAAATACCCGGTTTTGACAAATGCAGGAGCCTGAGAAATCAATTCCAGGTGTATGAGTCAAGTAAACAAATTTTCATCATGTGCATCATAAACCTTAAAATCAGTTTGCCTAATCATGGTTAAGGACCAACAATTATCAGGTTTATGCAAATAATATGCACTCTCATGTAGTCTCATCTCTTATAATATGATCAACCAATGTGCAAGAAATGGTCAATTTGGATCGCTTGGGCAGTTATGACTGCGATCAACCCAACCAATCAGCTCTTATTTATGAATAAGAGAAGGTAGAGGTTGTCCAGCCAATAAATAAACCAGACACAAACGGACCATTCTATTTGGTTTTCAAGAGGAGACAGTTGGGACACCTAGCCATGAGATATACAAGGAAAAAACTTATGCCGTAGCtggagaagagagagggggggggagTGCAAGATATTCACAAAAAGATGATACTACGGCAACAACATCAGTACAGTTTTCAGATGTAGCAGGAGCTGTTACTTCAACATCAGTATAGTTTCCAGTTGTAGCATCTTATTAACTGATGACACGGTCACACTGATCTGCGTGCCCTTCTGGAAATGGAAATGGAAGGAAAATCTCACCCTTAGCAGCTCATGGTCCAACTTGTATCCGAGTGCATAAAAAAAGCGAAGCACATTCTTTCTTGTTTTGCAACCACAGATCTTACTAGCACTGAAAGTTGCTCAGCACCTGCACCTCTCATTGCACCCCCTATCTGCCTTATACTACTGCAGAATCTAGAATTGGGCAAAAATGCAAAAGTATGAAGGTAAAACACAAACTCATACATGTCATGAAGGTAAAACACAAACTCATACATGTCAATGAATATGATCGAACCTCTGATGCTACAGCCCCTATAGAAAGGAAGATCATAACTAGTGACGTCCtacaaaataaactctttatgTGCTATTCGTCGGATATCTACTGAACCAGACCATACtaacaaaaaataatgaaaatttaaCATGATCGTGTGAGAAGTCGTAGTCAATAAATGAAAGATACCGTATACGATTGTTGTCAGTCCTAAAGACTATAAAGAAATAATAAACTCTAGAAAATTTCATCTAACAGTCCCATGCATCTCACATTGGAAAAGTAACAGATAAAAAAGACAACAGACATCTGGGAAAAATTTGTTAATAATGCCCACCACTGAGTCTGACACCAGGGGAGGCTTTCTACATATCTTAAAATGAGCTCACGAAAGGCAAATGAGTTGTAATG includes:
- the LOC103446584 gene encoding transcription factor MYB93-like, with amino-acid sequence MGRSPCSDESGLKKGPWTPEEDQKLVQYIEQHGHGSWRALPRLAGLNRCGKSCRLRWTNYLRPDIKRGKFSEEEEQTILHLHSILGNKWSAIATHLDGRTDNEIKNFWNTHLKKKLIQMGFDPMTHQPRTDLFSSLSQLLALANLQDLMQQYQPADHINQHAATLQADQAVQLSKLQYMQHLLQSVPYTSNTDNYRQNRSTEMEMEMDDQAFNLLNSLNISPIKENPNFNSPQLENPSSFSDHGYGRNSSQPLHHHQTQLPYDLADPQVPFSSLPSLNNSDHEMGQGSNFKMVSSQENNLPDESPWFNNLLSPTAPSIPPSISPTSNVPGDACCSSSSYGGRSSNSSSYWPELFLEDANYG